GATGAACTTCCGGACCAGTTGCAATCTTGGTGGCTGTCCTTTCGAGCATCACTTGCAACAATTAAGGGTCTTCGTATACCACGATGGATTCGAAGCTTCGAATCGGATGAATACGAGCTGCATTGCTTCACAGATGCATCCGAAAAGGGATACGGCTGCTGCATCTACGTAGTATCTGCTGCTGCTGGTTTCAAGACCAGTCATTTGCTGATCGCCAAGTCTCGTGTAGCTCCTACAAGTGGGCTATCCATTCCCCGTTTAGAGCTATGCGCAGCCGTTCTGGGAAGCCAGCTAGCTGACAGTGTCCTTCACACAACAAAGTTTGCCGGAAAATTAACATTCTGGACAGGTTCCACTATCGTCTTGCACTGGATAAATACACCGTCTTCCACATGGAAAGTTTTTGTGTCAGATCGCGTTGCAGAAATCCAACGACTTACCAAGGGCTTCCAGTGGCGACACGTCCCTACCACGGACAATCCAGCAGATTGTATCTCGAGAGGAGCTGAACCACAACACATCTTGCAGGATAACCTATGCCACCATCGTTTCTGCTGTTTCCACCCCAAAACTGGCCAAATGAAATTGTCACATTGTCACCCTCACTGCTAGATCTGCAAGCGACCGAACGTAAGGTAACTGTGGCGCTTCATGTGAGTGTTCCTGATGATTCTCTGATCCATGCATACTCCGAACTTGCGCCTCTGCTCAGAATCACCGCGTACTGCAAGCGATTTGCCTTCAACTGCAAAACTACAAAGACTAAACGCAATACGGGCAATATAACCGTAGACGAATACGACAGCGCTTTGAAAACTCTCGTACGTCTCGCACAACACACTGCTTTCAATGCAGAACTGCAATATTTAAAGAGAAAAAACCAAGCAAAACCATCGCTAAAAGATGTTCAATTCAAATCGCCTATCAAGAATCTTGATCTTATGTTCGATTCAAATGGACTTCTGCGCATTCATGGTCGTCTCGCTGAACTCTCAAATTCATACGACAGCCGTTTCCCGATGGTACTACCGGCAGATCATCAGCTCTCAAAGCTAATAGCTAGATCGATTCATCATGAAACTCTTCATGCTGGACCCACACAGTTACTCGCAACAATTAGGCAGCGCTTCTGGCCTATCCGTGGCAGGGATCTAGTTCGAAGGACAGTCCATCGTTGcgtgacatgttttcgttgCCGCCCGAAAGCAAGTGAACAATATATGGCGCCACTGCCTGCTTCACGTATTACGCCAGCAAAGGTTTTCGAACACACGGGGCTAGATTACTGCGGGCCGTTTCTCGTTCGACCTCTCGCGGGAAGGGGTGCTTCGGTTAAAGTCTGGGTCGCAGTGTACGTGTGCTTCGCCGTGAAAGCCGTTGAGCTAGACATCGTTGCCGGGTTGTCAGCAGCCGCGTGTGTGAATTCGCTTAGACGCTTCGTTAGCCGAGTCGGTCGTGTTCGTGTCGTTCACTGCGATAACAGCACCTCGTTTATTGGCGCGATTCACGAAGTTAAGGAGATGCGACAAAAGCTCATTGAACAACTAAGATCCAATCATTTAACAAACGAGTGTTTGGAGAAAGGCATCGAATTCCAGTTCATTCCGCCTCGAGCCCCGCACTTCGGCGACTTATGGGAGGCGGCAGTAAAGGCCTTCAAATACCATTTTCAACGAATAATGGGGTCTTCACCGTATCACATGGACGATCTGCGAACTGCCATCGCTCAAGCCGAGTGTATGATGAACTCTCGACTATTGACACCGCTTTCCAACCATCCAGAAGACTTATCCGTGCTCACGCCAGCTCACTTCCTATTAGGAGAACCCGCCTTCCGTCTCCCGGAACCAGACTACTCAAACACACCAATTAATCGACTCTCCCGATTCTAGGCATCTCAGCGATCCATTAACGATCTTTGGAAGCGCTGGTCAAAGGAGTACATAAGCTTGTTACATCAACGGCCAGCCAAATGGAGGAGCACCCCAACCCTTCTTACAATCGGATCCATGGTTCTATTGAAGAAAGACAACGCGCCTCTCAAGCAATGGCCTCTCGGGCGCGTTGTGGCTGTCTATCCGAACGTTGATGGGATTATTCGTGTTGTAGATGTGCGCACGCAAGCTGGCATTCGTCGTCGTGCTACAACCGAATTATGTTTGCTACCCATTGATGTTGATAATACGTACCGTACGGATTGCATTCAACCGAATGCAGAACAACCACCTTCAATTATTTGCAGTTGAATGCTGCGCTTCAACGGGGGCCGGTATGTTGCGGATCCTTACACCATACTTATCTTACCCTAGAatgaaaagaaagaaaatcAATACAAATATACTTACCTTTATTAAAACCTAGAATGAAAACAACACGAAATCAATATGAAAATGTACTTACCTTAACTATACCCTTACCTTATACACTATGACAGCTGAGAAAGAGaggaaacacacacacacacactcacattcatGCATTGTCAATCATACGTTGTGGAAGAAAGAACCGAGAGGAATAAATTGAACTACTTGCCATTGAGAGTTCATCGAGTTAACATCTTTGTTAAAGGGtatccgaaaagtgtttttctaTTGTTATATTCGTGTCCGCCATCGTGAGTTTTAGACCGGAACATTTCCGGCAAACCATTACCGTACACACTGGTGAATGGTAGAgtggccttttcggaatccaaactgctcatccaaaaatatattatgctcatctgcaaaagcaagaatgcgcgttaatatgaGTGTGGGTTCAAGTCGTGGATGGCTTATTcataccaaataagttgaaaacgtatgtattagttgctcgtttcTGACGGTGCGGTatggtaagcacacaaatcggcagaacaaatgtatgggaatatgggaatgcttccagttttcattaattcaaaCCTATTAggggattataatgtatagaatatcaaacaagagaatcttagagaatttacgattcgattggtatgcaaatcatcagaatccgTTCGCTGTGGAAATAGTTATTACCGTTAATTTTGCTTCATAAAaagtgatctgttttctgatttggcacccttcccgaaagacgtagttctacgtcaaaagatctactgaaaaaattgtttcgatTTTACGTATATTTTCAATACTTAATTTTATCCGAAAGTTGTTAGGCCCGATTTCTCATTTCACTCTTATCATTCAGAACTAAAACGGGCTGAAAAACTGGCTGCTTTACCAGTATGGGATGCCTACTTTAGGACAAAGTGTTTTAAGATGTTCGTTCTTTGTGGTTTTACAAGCGTCgaaatctgaaagaccctagctatcttttttaaaaagctgagtcttattcacctgaagtatcAAATACGcgagaacacttttttttttcttttgagatataaatttttatgccagtttcgaaaaatataatcaaccggtcaattttcgattttgcaATGTCCAATGAAAAATATGTGACTGATCTTCATAGGAAATGCATTACTGATCTCGAgaaaaccgcgagtaatcgtttTTTTTGCAGTCACCAGCGGTTTGTTAAAAATTTAGAGAACTGGctcgaactgttcattgatcctTAATTAATTGGTGTGATaccgatatttttttatgatttgaaaCGTCTAGCTGATTTCTTTAATTTTAAACAAACAGTGAATGTCTTTACGCGTATTTCCCGGcacaattaaattttaattaaccatgtgtattccaattttgatagtATTCGTTCATTAACGAATGTTAACTTCAAAACAACCGAATCTGattctgattctcgaatacactttcacggtgaaaacgaaatgaacggcacgctACTGAACTACATTTTACGAGTGAGTGAAGtgtcaaagataataatgggTTCTAAGGCAGAatcagcacttttcaaataaaaactatcaatgaaaattaacttctccgtttcaaattagtgttcaatgttaatggaaaactttgttttcttcatgtggtacaataatttcatacaaaaatttcatctgaagataatttgatattataatgataggTTTTAGTGGGTAAATAATTTCGTctccagatgtcgataccgtACCATtttcatcgcggatacacttcattacgtttccaccgtgaagtgtattcgagaatcaggctccATAATTATTAACATTTTGGATAATTTCATGAACaacgaagattttgtgttgATAAAAAATGTGTGTCTATGAAAATCTCTAACAGCttgtacaatttggatcttttacgcGGTAGACGTTAGAAGGGCAAATGATACAATagtttttgtagaacaaatagtGATAATCATTGAAACATGTAaagtagggcggggctagttggtcatttttgaataaatttggctataactttgtagtacgaagttttgcattagaatgttatgtaccacaatgaagcttacgttttaccctttcaatgaaaaataaccagagaatcaaaaatttgacatttttcttttatttaacgtctttatatttcagaataaattgaccaactaaccccacacatgGGTTGagttggtcaataataggcatattttttgagcaaataataaacatttttctattagaagtttccttcattataaataaattaattaaatcaaaacagctttaaactttccagttcattcgcctctaccatgaaaatttcaaattatcatcgttgttgaaaattagtcaggcaatctcttctagcgatttcgtctctcttccactttgtggcgaaccagagatgccaggtttgtagacatgtcttcattttgaagacattttaaagacattatgaaatatgtgaagacatttctgtatgatagcgtacgtggatttttaaaagatattatttccatgaaattccaactattggccgaaagtatcgtcaaaaaagtagggctttagtctcagcgaacgaagcggtctggatacatattgtctctagaagacattagttcatttgcgctcaaaaattcgaatgattgtgacattgaatttctattattttggccccactatacaatagattaacctagatctttcaaacgaccacttcacaaatcgaaggttttccggttacatacctttttcacaattagttccatggatatggtttgagttacaaccaaaagttcaaagctgaaataaacaaatagagttatcacagttccgtttttttgtgaagaactttcctccgatattatggtgaagacaCCATGTCACCATGTCaagacttctgaaaaaaaatcacctggcatccctgcgacgcacaaccgcttgcatttgttttgatgacatttgtaccgttcgccccaaagtatatagaaatcctcctccaggtatgctacactACTCAATGCAATATTGtaagttctgatattcaatgtgaacgtttattatatttaacgaaaattttgcagtaaaaaatataaatatgataattatacgagggtcgttcaaaaaataagtttcagtgcctcagaaatcgtggaaaaataaagttaggggcagtccacataccacgtggacaacctTAGTGAGGGTAgagggtatgaaaatgtccacgcttgtacacggagaggggggaggaggtatagactatgtccacgtggacacgaataatatatatttttttcaaatacaatcaccgatacattctaaattaaataaaaactttcCGTATtcaagattttaaaaacattctgCCAAACCTATGAAAATTAACTCGTGAACTCGTtgagttttcatgatattacgcATATAGATTTTTCAtcgaatataattttctatagagTTTTttctatctcgagaacagttggtcttaggataataatgccTGCATAGTTTTTCATACCAAATTACGTgtaaaatcaattttgttttttccgAAAAGTTTCCATTTCGTTGatttctaggaattaatatttacatttgcgtaaAATGATCCATGCACTACTAGTCGTCAAACTTTAATCAATTGACCTAGTattctaatatttatttttctgaaaatttcgcATAGagtgcagttgtaaaacatttaattTGATGGATTAAAGTACCCTTTAGAGGTGAACATAAACTTGATTTTGTTCGtttttaatggtttttattaattttttgccAAGAATAcatgataaacttgattgtttttatcaacaaAAGTTATTCCCGCAATTTTTTCTCATCTATCGAATGAATGCAACTAAACCGTTCTAAATAGTGTCCTTTTAATTTGGGtcaatttaaggcaaaaaatagGTCTAAAGAAATGTTCAATAGTTGGGAATGAATGAATTGTGAGTTGCTTGATGTCATTTATCCAAACTTTGGAAGTCGTCTAGACACTCAATGTAGAATGTTAgataaggatttgaaaaactaataaaatatttgaataCCCTTAGAAAATTATCCGAAATATGTcggaaaaggtttcgtattgcgTTACCGACTAAAGATGAATCGGAAATACAGAGTGAAGATTAATCGACATTTgcagtgatcgatcatattccggagtgggcaaagaactgcactcaacaaaaaaaGGAGCGGGATGCGACATCGTAAATTTTGCGTGATTTTTGGAACGCTGCACCTCTGCCACGAAACAATGCATTGGTCAAAGCAATGACTGTATATTGTATAGAACATTTTCTAGCTTCCACAACTGCCCATGTTCATCTTTCACAACTACGCGATCATGAAACATTCATAACCCAAAGtgaaaggataatttttcattcgatcaaGAATATCTCTGTAATGAAAAGTTCTGCTGAAATTTAACATGAATCAAATATGAATCGAATTAATCAGGTTATTTGCATTATTACTGACGAAGTTGTTAAGGGATTTCCAGATGGAGTAAGTACTCTTCTGAAATAAAGCCGTGAACGTAAATGGATTTCTTGTATCAAATATACGAACAAAAGTGACTtcgcggtgaaaacgaaatgaattgtatgcatttcatatcgttttcaccgtgaagtgacattcgtgatcaggcccgtaTGCCATGTGACATCAACACATTTTTTACAAGTGTTTAAAAAACGGGTACTGAAATTGTATGAAAAGATGATTTtaataaattcatttatttgtattaGATTGGCGTTTGCAATCATAATTAGTAAACTCAtgatcaatctttgaagttgtgtagtttatattcagatgcggtTTGTTCCTCACCTGCTCAACTGTACATTGCGTGTTTCTGTGTTGGCAAACCAGATAACCTTTATATCTTCGCTGATGatgacaaaaaatattgtatactcataagtatttcaaaattaaactcatatgaaacatATGATCTGTACTTTGTACTTGCTAGTCATTTATCTACCATACAAAAAGCAATGGGTCACAGCAAAGCAGGTACAGCAGaatacagctagtaaaatttgataTAAATTGAAGTTATATGGAGTTAAAATGGAATTTAGGAGCAATTCAGTTATTGCCTTAATCGTTTTaactaaaaaaaagaaaaaatgtccacgtggacaataaGGGGTAGGGGtaaaaaaatgtccacgcttgttcacggagggggagggggagtctaaaattatgctttttctgtccacgtggtatgtagaCAGCCccttaggaaaaaaaacaagggaattttcgtaatctacgttttatattctatttttctacataatcgccgttatgaggaggcatttttcataacatGGCACgggtttttctattccgagcgcgaagtgcgtagcgtccaacttttttaagtacgatgtaactgcgtcacgaatttcttcaatttcttcAGCTTCTTTCATCACCGTAccattgtgaagttttggaccgattaagaaccgcgattatGAACAAAAGGTAAAGAAAGCAAACAAAGAGGACTGGTTCAAGAAATTTCAAGACACAAGTTGTAACAGACCGTAACATGAAACAATATTTAGAATCAAAGGAACACTCAAGAACGCTACTGACGATATAGTATGGTGTGGTTATGATGCAACGAACTGCGAAGCAAGTAACGTAGTGGTGAAACACATTTCACCTTTCGCGAACAACCGACAACTTATGTTGAGGCtgagaattaattttaaaatgCAGAATGCACCGAGCAAGAGAATAAAAGGTCTCATTtttaatttctatcccattattatagaggcgaatgaatttattttgattCAAAGCCTCTCTAATCTAACAAATAGTCCACATTGTCATCATTTCTATTCCAGTATCGCTTCCGCCAGTCGAGCAGTCAACAGCCTTTGTTAAgcctttca
The Toxorhynchites rutilus septentrionalis strain SRP chromosome 2, ASM2978413v1, whole genome shotgun sequence genome window above contains:
- the LOC129765574 gene encoding uncharacterized protein LOC129765574; its protein translation is MSQIFDPLGLVGPVVASAKMFLQRLWQLNLDWDDELPDQLQSWWLSFRASLATIKGLRIPRWIRSFESDEYELHCFTDASEKGYGCCIYVVSAAAGFKTSHLLIAKSRVAPTSGLSIPRLELCAAVLGSQLADSVLHTTKFAGKLTFWTGSTIVLHWINTPSSTWKVFVSDRVAEIQRLTKGFQWRHVPTTDNPADYLQATERKVTVALHVSVPDDSLIHAYSELAPLLRITAYCKRFAFNCKTTKTKRNTGNITVDEYDSALKTLVRLAQHTAFNAELQYLKRKNQAKPSLKDVQFKSPIKNLDLMFDSNGLLRIHGRLAELSNSYDSRFPMVLPADHQLSKLIARSIHHETLHAGPTQLLATIRQRFWPIRGRDLVRRTVHRCVTCFRCRPKASEQYMAPLPASRITPAKVFEHTGLDYCGPFLVRPLAGRGASVKVWVAVYVCFAVKAVELDIVAGLSAAACVNSLRRFVSRVGRVRVVHCDNSTSFIGAIHEVKEMRQKLIEQLRSNHLTNECLEKGIEFQFIPPRAPHFGDLWEAAVKAFKYHFQRIMGSSPYHMDDLRTAIAQAECMMNSRLLTPLSNHPEDLSVLTPAHFLLGEPAFRLPEPDYSNTPINRLSRF